The genomic stretch CTCCGGAGCCGCGCTGCCCTACCTCGTTCTCCGTCCGGGGCGGCACGTTCTCCAGCAGGTCTATGCCGTTAACGACGACGCTCTTCTTCTCCCTCACCGGTGCCTTAAAGACGATTTTGGATGTCTTCTTGTAGCCCTCCTTCAGCGACATCAGGATGGGATCTGAGCGGGGCAGAGCGCgggagggggtcagggggggctgcggccccgTCCCGCTGCCTGGCTGTTTTGGGGGCTCCGTGCCACCCCCCCAGTGCCGTGCCGGTGGCTTTACCTCGGTTCACCCCGCTCAGCCATTCATCCGGCGTGAGGGCTGGCTCCGTACCCGGAGTCATCGGGTAAATGTCCTCTTGGTACGTTTCTGACTAAAAACAcggggaaagaaaagcaaccGCCTCCGTGAATCTGCTCACAATTTTAACTGCACGTTCCAGCGTGCTGCAGACGGTTGCGCTCACTCCTTTGGCATGCAGCAACGCAGCCACCCAGGGCAGCGGGGGAAGTAATAAACTGGTGTTTGCACCATTAAGTTAGATGAGAAACGCCAGCGCTGCCCGCTCAGGGCACACGCAGCCAAGCTGGGGAACGCTGgccggctgccggcagcggggcggaggggccggaGGAGGACGAGCGGCTGCTGAGCTGCGGCAGAGCCCGGGACCGGCTCCTCTGCGCAGCCCTGGCTTCCAAACCCTGCTCCAGTTCCAGCTCCGAGATCTATTTTACCAGAAACAGCCCCCAAACCTCAGGCGAGACAAGCCCCTTGTTACCTGTCGCAAAGAACCAAGCTGATTTTGCACAAAACAACTGCATCGAGGCCAGGAGCAATGCAGAGATGCATTTCCTAAAAACATTCCCATTAAGCCTTGGGTAAAACCCCCCTGGGAATCCCGTGCCTGGGAAGTGTAACGACTGGGAGGTCTCAGACTGGTGCAAAGAGACCCAGCCGTCGGACTGGTCAGCAAAGCGGAGCAAGTGGGGGCATCCCCATCACGCCGGACCCGCTTCGGACACCCCCCGGCGCCGCTCGCCCCCGCCAGCCCGTCCCCGCGCCCCGGGGTGCGGCGAGGGACTCACCCTCCTCGGCACGATCATCGAGATGGGTTCGATCAGGCCCTTGAGGGTGACGAGCTTGTAGAAACGAAAGACCTCGCAGGCCGACACGTCCAGCCCGTGCTTCGGCATCACCCCTGCGGGAGGCGCAGACCATAACCCCCGGGTGCTGCAAACCCCGGGCAGCCGGCCGGGACCCATCCGCCTCCCCGGCACGGAGGACCCCAAGAGGTCCTTGCTCTCTATCGGGAGACCCAGATCCTTGCTGAATTTATCCCTGCCCTCACCCTGGGGTCCTGGGGCACAGAGCTGGGCCACACCAGGGGCGTTCGCAGGGACGCTGGGAAAGGGATGAGCAGCTTTTACTCAGGACAAGTCACAGGAATCACTGACTGATGTCCCCTGGTAAAGCCGTGGCACGTGTGACAGCAGGAAGGGTGTCACCGGGCGTGCGCCTGGCCGGgacccagcccagcctggccgCGTCACCGCAGGACGGACAGCACAGCGATGCGAACGCTGCCCTGCAAGCGCTGCCGCCCTGCGTTGATGCTCCAGAGCCGGCACAGCGCCCGCCAAACCCGTGCCAAACCCATTTACGAGCGGCATTGAATTAAGCACCTTCCATCGTCTACCTTTTGCGCGTTCAGGGCGAAGGGTCAGCAGCACAGCCGTCCTTACCCAGTCCTTTTTGCGGGGCTGGGGAGCGAAACTCCATGAGGTAACTCAAGTAGGGCTTTTCCGAGCCGATCTCGTAGTACCGAATGTTGCCGTCACCCTGGAGCGAGCGCAGGGAAGAGGGAGGGTTTACGGCTTCGGCAAACATAAAGTTGAATAAAGACCACGATaacaacccccagcaccccgtccTTGGGAAATGCTGGggggatacaggctggggatgctgcagccccgcGCATCACCCCGCGGGACGCTGCCCGCTCACGCAACAGCGGCGGGCACCTCTCCAAACCAGGGCTCGGTGGCCAAAGGGCTGCGTAACGCTTTGCTCGGGGCTCAgcgcagccctgctgccaggacagcTCTTCTCCCCCAGGCCGTTTGCTGGGGAGAGGCCCCTTCGCCTCCCCGGGAGatgctgcagcccccgcagctGCGGGATGCAAAGCGCAGCCCGTACCTTGCCAGCCAAGTACAGCATGTGAGTGTCGGCGTCGtagaaagggaagaggagaccCGAGAGCCCGTCGATCTCCTCCTCTATCAGGGGCATGGACAGGTCCTCCTGCGCAAGAGGAAAAAGCACTTTGTTAAGCAAGATGTCCCGATGCTCGTGCTGagcgggggtcccggcggggacggggcgggggtcccggcacccaCCTGGTCCCAAAGGGCGATCTGCCGCGTGTTCCAGCGCGACACCCCCGTCGTCAGCAGCCGCTTCGTGCTGCCCAGGAAGACCACCCGGTTGACGCGGTGGTTCTTGCAGCTGGCCTCCTGCAAGACAGCAGCGCGCTCGCCGGCAGCCCCCCGTCCCGCCGCGGCCCCCAGACCCGGCCCTCGCCCCCAGAAAGCCCCTTCCCTGGCAGCTCTCCCGACCTGCCAGCCCCCCCACCGCCTCGTCCCGGTGAAACGCCGGCCCCGTGCCGGGGGGGTGGCAGCCAGCGCGGAGGTGCCGTGGTTCAGCGCCTGTCCCCTGTGCAAAACGAACACACCCATCTCCCTTAACATCAGATATCACCTTCACTGAGAAACCACCGTCTTCCTCCAAACGGTGGCTCTTTCTGGAACTTTCTGCATCCCTCCCTAATTTCTACTATTTTCCACAAATCCTTAattaataaaagaacaaaagccTCCAACTCCTGTGCTTGGGATGAGGCTGAGCCCTCCCCATCACCTCCACCTAATTAAACCTACCAGCCCCTCCCCACAGCAGAGAATTACCTGCAGCCCCTGACCCGTGCAGAGCATCACGTCATGAGTACGTACAGTACCTTGCAAATGTTTTTACACGTTTCAGCAGGATTCCTCCCCAAGATCTTATTTCTAACCCCCCATCCCATGCAGCACGCAGCACCCCGGCACGAGCACCGCACCTGCAGGACCCTGCCGGAGCGCGGCTCCACGACCCGCAGCTTCTTGTCCTTGCAGGTGGTGGCCAGGAGGCTGCCGTCGGTGTTGAAGGACATGCAGAGGATGACATCCGTGTGGCAGTCGATCATCTTCACCGGCTCCCCGATGTCCAGGTTCCAGATGAGGACCTGCGGGAAGGGGGGAGGCTGCCCTGGCGTCTCCACTCCTggtgaccccccccacccctcctgcaACCTCCATATCAGCTTTGGGCATCTTAATATCTCCTATTTTGGCTGAAATCGCCCCCCCATCACCTACAgacccccttccctcctcccagggctgccctgcagctgctgcttctgcaaaattaaaatagtCCTTATGACGGGGTGCAAGACCCTTGCACGAGGGAAGGGACCGTCCGCTGCACGACACCATGGGTCATTTTCCTCCAGCCAGCAGGATCCTGCCCCGGCCGCAGGCAGGAGCCTCCCACCCGTGCCACGAGCAGGGACAGCCTTTGCaagggcagccccaggcagcggCCGGGCgcgaggagcggggccgggcagggctcaCCTTATAGTCGTAGCCGGCGCTGAAGAGGATGTTGTTGGTGGTGGGGTGCCACTCGACGAGGCCGACGCGCCGGCTGTGCCCGTACAGCTCCAGGACGGCCTCCGTCATGTTCCTCTTCAGCCCGCCCTCGGGGATCTCCCAGATCCGCACCTGCGGGACGGGGCAGGCGTCGGGACGGGGCAGGCGTCGGGACGGGGCAGGCGTCGGGACGGGGCAGGGAGCCCCGGCAGGACCCCGACACCCACCCAGGGGGGGCTGCGAGCTGCTGAATCCCTGCAGTGCCCCGACGCTAACAGCCTCATCCTGCACCCTAACGCATGTCCCAGGGGTTGATCCAGTCCCTTGCGAGGGCAGGGGGGGC from Calonectris borealis chromosome 11, bCalBor7.hap1.2, whole genome shotgun sequence encodes the following:
- the CORO2B gene encoding coronin-2B isoform X2, with amino-acid sequence MSWRPQYRSSKFRNVYGKVASREHCFDGIPITKNVHDNHFCAVNARFLAIVTESAGGGSFLVIPLEQTGRIEPNYPKVCGHQGNVLDIKWNPFIENIIASCSEDTSVRIWEIPEGGLKRNMTEAVLELYGHSRRVGLVEWHPTTNNILFSAGYDYKVLIWNLDIGEPVKMIDCHTDVILCMSFNTDGSLLATTCKDKKLRVVEPRSGRVLQEASCKNHRVNRVVFLGSTKRLLTTGVSRWNTRQIALWDQEDLSMPLIEEEIDGLSGLLFPFYDADTHMLYLAGKGDGNIRYYEIGSEKPYLSYLMEFRSPAPQKGLGVMPKHGLDVSACEVFRFYKLVTLKGLIEPISMIVPRRSETYQEDIYPMTPGTEPALTPDEWLSGVNRDPILMSLKEGYKKTSKIVFKAPVREKKSVVVNGIDLLENVPPRTENELLRMFFRQQDEIRRLKDELSQKDIRIRQLQLELKNLRNSPKNN
- the CORO2B gene encoding coronin-2B isoform X1; this encodes MRDLHKSSVLGSKHSSLMSWRPQYRSSKFRNVYGKVASREHCFDGIPITKNVHDNHFCAVNARFLAIVTESAGGGSFLVIPLEQTGRIEPNYPKVCGHQGNVLDIKWNPFIENIIASCSEDTSVRIWEIPEGGLKRNMTEAVLELYGHSRRVGLVEWHPTTNNILFSAGYDYKVLIWNLDIGEPVKMIDCHTDVILCMSFNTDGSLLATTCKDKKLRVVEPRSGRVLQEASCKNHRVNRVVFLGSTKRLLTTGVSRWNTRQIALWDQEDLSMPLIEEEIDGLSGLLFPFYDADTHMLYLAGKGDGNIRYYEIGSEKPYLSYLMEFRSPAPQKGLGVMPKHGLDVSACEVFRFYKLVTLKGLIEPISMIVPRRSETYQEDIYPMTPGTEPALTPDEWLSGVNRDPILMSLKEGYKKTSKIVFKAPVREKKSVVVNGIDLLENVPPRTENELLRMFFRQQDEIRRLKDELSQKDIRIRQLQLELKNLRNSPKNN